A genome region from Macaca nemestrina isolate mMacNem1 chromosome 20, mMacNem.hap1, whole genome shotgun sequence includes the following:
- the LOC105495377 gene encoding interferon lambda-1: MAAAWIVVLVTLVLGLAVAGPVPTSKPTTTGKGCDIGRFKSLSPQELASFKKARDALEESLKLKNWSCSSPVFPGNWDLRLLQVRERPGALEAELALTLKVLEAAADTDSALEVVLDQPLHTLKHILSQLQACIQAQPTAGPRTRGRLHHWLHRLQEASEKESPGCLEASVTFNLFRLLIRDLTCVANGDLCLRTSTHPEST; this comes from the exons ATGGCTGCAGCTTGGATCGTGGTGCTGGTGACTTTGGTGCTAGGCTTGGCCGTGGCAGGCCCTGTCCCCACTTCCAAGCCCACCACAACTGGGAAGGGCTGCGACATTGGCAGGTTCAAATCTCTGTCACCGCAGGAGTTGGCAAGCTTCAAGAAGGCCAGGGACGCCTTG GAAGAGTCCCTCAAGTTGAAAAACTGGAGTTGCAGCTCTCCTGTCTTCCCCGGGAATTGGGACCTAAGGCTTCTCCAG GTGAGGGAGCGCCCCGGGGCCTTGGAGGCTGAGCTGGCCCTGACGCTGAAAGTCCTGGAGGCTGCCGCTGACACTGACTCGGCCCTAGAGGTCGTCCTAGACCAGCCCCTTCACACCCTGAAGCACATCCTTTCCCAGCTCCAGGCCTGT ATCCAGGCTCAGCCCACAGCAGGGCCCAGGACCCGGGGCCGCCTCCACCACTGGCTACACCGGCTCCAGGAGGCCTCCGAAAAG GAGTCCCCTGGCTGCCTTGAGGCGTCTGTCACCTTCAACCTCTTCCGCCTACTCATACGGGACCTGACATGTGTCGCCAATGGGGACCTGTGTCTGAGAACGTCAACCCATCCCGAATCCACCTGA